Proteins co-encoded in one Lates calcarifer isolate ASB-BC8 linkage group LG17, TLL_Latcal_v3, whole genome shotgun sequence genomic window:
- the pfn2b gene encoding profilin-2 isoform X1, with translation MSWQSYVDNLMADGSCQDAAVVGYTDAKYVWASHSGGTFANITSDEINVLVGKDREGFFTGGLTLGNKKCSVIRDSLPVDGDWTMDIRTKSQGGEPTYNVSVGRAGKALVVVMGKEGVHGGQLNKKAFQMAEYLRKSGY, from the exons ATGTCCTGGCAAAGCTACGTGGACAACCTGATGGCTGATGGCAGCTGCCAGGACGCGGCCGTTGTTGGGTACACGGACGCCAAATACGTCTGGGCATCGCATTCCGGCGGTACCTTTGCCAACATAACG TCTGATGAAATCAACGTTTTAGTAGGAAAGGATCGGGAGGGATTCTTCACCGGTGGGCTGACCTTAGGCAATAAAAAGTGCTCCGTAATCAGAGACAGCCTCCCAGTTGACGGCGACTGGACAATGGACATCCGGACCAAGAGTCAAGGAGGAGAGCCAACATACAACGTTTCTGTAGGCAGAGCTGGCAAAG CATTGGTTGTTGTCATGGGGAAGGAAGGTGTCCATGGAGGGCAGCTCAACAAGAAAGCATTTCAGATGGCTGAGTACCTGAGGAAGTCTGGATACTAA
- the pfn2b gene encoding profilin-2 isoform X2, producing MSWQSYVDNLMADGSCQDAAVVGYTDAKYVWASHSGGTFANITSDEINVLVGKDREGFFTGGLTLGNKKCSVIRDSLPVDGDWTMDIRTKSQGGEPTYNVSVGRAGKVLVLVMGKEGVHGGGLNKKAYSMAKYLRDSGF from the exons ATGTCCTGGCAAAGCTACGTGGACAACCTGATGGCTGATGGCAGCTGCCAGGACGCGGCCGTTGTTGGGTACACGGACGCCAAATACGTCTGGGCATCGCATTCCGGCGGTACCTTTGCCAACATAACG TCTGATGAAATCAACGTTTTAGTAGGAAAGGATCGGGAGGGATTCTTCACCGGTGGGCTGACCTTAGGCAATAAAAAGTGCTCCGTAATCAGAGACAGCCTCCCAGTTGACGGCGACTGGACAATGGACATCCGGACCAAGAGTCAAGGAGGAGAGCCAACATACAACGTTTCTGTAGGCAGAGCTGGCAAAG tcttgGTCTTGGTAATGGGCAAAGAAGGGGTCCATGGAGGCGGATTGAATAAGAAGGCATACTCGATGGCAAAATACTTGAGGGATTCAgggttttag